In one window of Cytophagaceae bacterium ABcell3 DNA:
- a CDS encoding DUF983 domain-containing protein, whose product MKCPRCHKGALFVTKNPFNFKKLDSMPQKCGCCGQRTEPEPGFYYGAMYVSYALGTALFLTLFFSMILFFEVPDLVFLGTYIFLMLTLWGAIFKYARVIYIYIFVRFDPQAITKYKEKHLLDT is encoded by the coding sequence ATGAAATGTCCCCGTTGTCATAAAGGAGCGCTTTTTGTCACTAAAAACCCCTTTAATTTTAAAAAATTGGACAGTATGCCTCAAAAGTGTGGCTGTTGTGGTCAGCGTACAGAACCAGAACCAGGTTTTTACTATGGGGCCATGTACGTTAGCTATGCGTTGGGCACAGCATTGTTTTTAACACTGTTTTTTAGCATGATCTTGTTTTTCGAAGTCCCAGACCTTGTATTTTTGGGTACTTATATATTTCTAATGCTTACACTATGGGGGGCAATATTCAAATACGCAAGAGTTATTTATATATATATATTTGTCCGTTTCGACCCTCAGGCAATAACCAAATATAAAGAAAAGCACCTTCTTGACACATAA
- a CDS encoding transposase: MSVKKRTFTKEEKVKILKEAESNGVQVTLDKYGVYPATYYNWKKKFESMGDAGFRHGMTPEHLKEIRRLEKENDYLKKIIAEKELEARLKDDLLKKKYPCPKKKN, translated from the coding sequence ATGTCCGTGAAAAAGAGAACATTTACCAAAGAAGAAAAAGTCAAGATCCTCAAAGAAGCTGAAAGCAATGGCGTTCAGGTGACCCTTGACAAGTATGGAGTATATCCTGCCACATATTACAACTGGAAGAAAAAATTTGAAAGCATGGGCGATGCAGGTTTCCGGCACGGCATGACCCCGGAACATCTGAAGGAAATCAGAAGACTTGAAAAAGAGAATGACTATCTGAAGAAAATAATAGCTGAAAAGGAGCTGGAAGCCCGTTTAAAAGATGATCTGCTAAAAAAGAAGTATCCCTGTCCGAAAAAAAAGAATTAG
- a CDS encoding IS3 family transposase — protein sequence MGQGLTRDRVLEILQLTRHQFYYIPKAGRRGRKKSSVVFRRVDDEHTECTNEDVVAEISRIQLDPDTDYGYRKMTIQLMLLGFVINHKKVYRLMKKALLLKARQKATGKTYIKYRIVTPEGPLEVLEMDIKQVWITRERRYAYILTIIDTFTRAVLHWSVGFSMRKSQIKQAWEAVITEHLQAADQLSKGVHVELRNDNGPQFSAAEIRGFFKENHINQVFTHPYTPQENGHVESFHSILKHALEGHTFWSLDELEERLNVFYYKYNNVRLHSSIAYLWPMKFWELWNEGKVIRIEKAKKRVKFKLSIPYQEISGNGSRREVSCSNTSPLNEGENLQKEVNGPNTPSYTTSVQRSPSVVSC from the coding sequence ATCGGCCAGGGATTAACAAGGGATAGAGTTCTTGAGATTCTACAACTTACAAGGCACCAGTTTTACTATATACCTAAGGCAGGACGCAGAGGCCGTAAGAAAAGCTCTGTGGTCTTCAGGCGTGTTGATGATGAACACACCGAGTGTACAAATGAGGATGTGGTGGCAGAAATTTCCAGAATACAATTAGATCCGGACACAGATTATGGCTATCGGAAAATGACAATACAGCTGATGCTGCTTGGCTTCGTGATCAACCATAAGAAGGTGTACAGGTTGATGAAAAAAGCTTTATTGCTTAAAGCCAGACAGAAAGCAACTGGAAAAACATATATCAAATATCGTATTGTTACACCCGAAGGCCCTCTGGAGGTTCTTGAAATGGATATTAAACAAGTCTGGATCACCAGAGAGCGGCGGTATGCCTACATTCTTACAATTATCGACACTTTTACCCGTGCGGTTCTGCACTGGTCTGTCGGGTTCAGTATGCGAAAAAGTCAGATAAAACAGGCTTGGGAAGCAGTGATAACCGAGCATTTACAAGCTGCTGACCAGCTATCAAAAGGTGTTCATGTGGAGTTAAGGAATGACAATGGACCTCAGTTCAGTGCTGCTGAAATAAGAGGTTTTTTTAAGGAGAATCATATAAATCAGGTGTTTACACATCCATATACACCTCAGGAAAACGGTCATGTGGAAAGCTTTCATAGCATATTGAAGCACGCGTTAGAAGGGCATACGTTCTGGTCCCTTGATGAATTAGAAGAACGCCTGAATGTGTTCTACTACAAGTACAACAACGTAAGGCTGCATTCTTCTATAGCATACCTCTGGCCAATGAAGTTCTGGGAGTTATGGAATGAAGGAAAAGTTATTCGTATTGAAAAAGCTAAAAAAAGAGTTAAATTTAAGCTATCAATACCATATCAGGAGATATCGGGTAATGGGAGCCGGAGGGAAGTTTCCTGCTCAAATACGAGCCCTCTCAATGAGGGCGAGAATTTGCAAAAAGAAGTGAATGGGCCCAACACTCCAAGTTACACGACATCGGTTCAAAGGTCACCGTCAGTCGTTTCCTGCTGA
- a CDS encoding universal stress protein: protein MKLSKILVPTDFSKNSINALEYAVKLAEKHKAEIMLYHVYQAVLVNTDPKRNKVSFDIQEDEKVAKNKLQKLVTHIQSKCDAIKYTYKVGTGQAIEAVKKVVKDDDIDMVIAGTRGAGAVNSVLFGSFTAELIESAPCPVLAIPEHARLTGFSSAIFATEFKAKDITSITILSNLLAPFDSHIRVIHVAEKPEKSMEKMMQFEKDVRERANKKVKFTFEIVRKEHFLDGLLDQMTNLPTDLLAMSTRKRTFIEKLYDRSITKVVAYQSEVPLLASHVD from the coding sequence ATGAAACTCTCCAAAATACTTGTCCCAACAGATTTTTCTAAAAACTCCATCAATGCATTAGAATATGCTGTTAAGTTAGCCGAAAAACATAAGGCAGAAATCATGCTTTATCATGTATACCAAGCAGTACTGGTAAATACTGATCCAAAGCGGAATAAGGTATCTTTTGACATACAGGAAGATGAAAAAGTAGCCAAAAACAAACTACAAAAATTGGTTACACATATACAAAGTAAGTGTGATGCTATTAAATATACTTATAAAGTCGGAACAGGTCAGGCTATAGAAGCCGTAAAAAAAGTGGTAAAAGATGACGATATTGACATGGTCATTGCCGGAACCAGAGGTGCTGGAGCCGTAAACTCTGTATTGTTCGGGAGCTTTACTGCGGAACTTATAGAAAGTGCACCTTGTCCTGTTTTGGCCATACCTGAGCATGCTAGGTTAACAGGTTTTTCCTCAGCAATTTTTGCAACCGAGTTTAAAGCAAAAGACATAACCTCAATTACTATTCTTTCTAATTTGCTAGCTCCATTTGACAGTCATATAAGAGTTATACATGTAGCTGAAAAGCCAGAGAAATCAATGGAAAAAATGATGCAGTTCGAAAAAGACGTGAGAGAGCGGGCTAACAAAAAAGTTAAGTTTACCTTTGAGATTGTCCGAAAGGAGCATTTTTTAGACGGACTATTGGATCAAATGACCAATCTCCCTACTGACCTGTTGGCCATGAGCACTCGTAAACGTACTTTCATAGAGAAATTGTACGACAGAAGCATTACCAAAGTAGTAGCATATCAAAGCGAAGTACCGCTACTGGCAAGCCATGTTGACTAA
- a CDS encoding MBL fold metallo-hydrolase, translating into MDKIKISFPGGAGTVTGSKTLVEYKSHKILIDCGLFQGLKQLRLMNREPFPVAPEEIDAVLLTHAHLDHSGYFPLLVKQGFKGKIYCTEPTRDLTFIILLDSGKIQEEEAELANNEGFSKHHPALPLYTVGDVEKSLRHFEMKREGEWIELFPEVKFCFRHSGHIIGSALIEMQVGGKKLVFSGDLGRKSPLYLYPSVVPKEADLLVMESTYGDRAHPEASTDEILSEIINDTLRKKGSLAIPGFTVERAQELMVRINRLKKQNKIPDVPVFLDSPMAADVTEVFWRNGTWHRLSDEDINDMKQKVVIVRDIKTTYKVINSVQNKIVIAGSGMITGGRILEYLKAWLNNPNNTILLSGYQAEGTRGRHLLEGASEIKIHGKYYPVKAEIKTIGGLSGHAGQDELLDWVGAFEKHPQKILLNHGEPKAALALRDMIINKHALDCEVAEMNKDYEI; encoded by the coding sequence ATGGATAAAATAAAGATCTCTTTCCCTGGAGGAGCGGGTACTGTAACCGGTTCCAAAACACTTGTGGAGTACAAGTCGCATAAAATACTTATTGACTGCGGCTTGTTTCAGGGACTTAAACAACTAAGGCTGATGAACAGGGAGCCTTTTCCGGTTGCTCCTGAGGAAATTGATGCTGTACTGCTTACTCATGCACACCTCGACCATTCCGGATACTTTCCTTTGTTGGTAAAACAGGGGTTTAAAGGTAAAATTTACTGTACAGAACCCACGCGAGACTTGACCTTTATTATTTTACTTGACTCAGGAAAAATTCAAGAGGAAGAAGCGGAGCTTGCCAATAACGAGGGCTTTTCTAAACATCACCCTGCGCTTCCTTTATATACAGTGGGAGATGTTGAAAAATCCCTGAGGCACTTTGAAATGAAACGTGAAGGAGAGTGGATAGAGCTTTTTCCAGAGGTGAAGTTTTGTTTTAGGCATAGTGGGCACATTATCGGTTCGGCACTTATAGAAATGCAGGTAGGGGGCAAGAAGTTGGTTTTTTCAGGTGATCTAGGACGCAAATCTCCTTTATACCTCTACCCATCAGTGGTCCCTAAGGAGGCAGACCTGCTTGTGATGGAGTCTACTTATGGTGATAGGGCTCATCCTGAAGCTAGTACAGACGAAATTTTGTCTGAAATAATCAATGACACCTTGAGGAAGAAAGGAAGCCTTGCCATTCCCGGGTTTACAGTAGAGCGCGCACAAGAACTTATGGTGAGGATTAACAGGTTAAAGAAGCAGAATAAGATACCTGACGTGCCAGTATTTCTGGATAGCCCTATGGCGGCAGATGTAACGGAGGTCTTTTGGCGCAATGGCACTTGGCACAGGCTATCGGATGAGGATATCAATGATATGAAGCAAAAAGTAGTCATTGTGCGGGACATCAAAACTACCTATAAGGTTATTAATAGTGTACAAAACAAAATTGTAATTGCTGGCAGTGGCATGATTACCGGAGGGAGAATCTTAGAGTATTTAAAGGCTTGGCTTAACAATCCTAATAACACTATTTTATTGTCAGGGTATCAGGCAGAAGGTACTAGAGGACGACATTTGTTGGAAGGGGCGAGCGAAATAAAAATTCATGGAAAGTACTATCCTGTTAAGGCTGAAATCAAGACTATTGGGGGATTGTCGGGGCATGCAGGACAAGATGAATTGTTAGACTGGGTCGGGGCTTTTGAGAAACACCCTCAAAAGATACTTCTTAACCATGGAGAGCCTAAAGCTGCTCTTGCATTGAGAGATATGATAATAAATAAACATGCTTTAGATTGTGAAGTGGCAGAAATGAATAAGGATTATGAAATCTAG
- a CDS encoding cation diffusion facilitator family transporter, whose product MEEKIHPSDKGIQTSVIGIVAGFFLAVIKGVAGVLGHSQALVADAVESAADVFTSVIVIIGLKVSAKEPDENHPYGHGKAEPVAGIVISFFMIGAAIYICIESIRHIMTPHELPRPYTLVVLLVVVFIKELLYRYVIKIGHETESSAVKADAWHHRSDAITSAAAFIGITIALIGGEGYESADDWAALFAAAIILYNAWTIFTPAFAEILDTAPPPELNEQTKQIAAQIEGVEGLDKCFVRKMGFEYYIDLHVLVNGEKSVREGHDIAHKVKDVLKQENPRIRDVLVHIEPAD is encoded by the coding sequence ATGGAAGAAAAAATACATCCATCGGACAAAGGGATTCAAACATCAGTTATTGGAATTGTTGCAGGTTTTTTTCTTGCTGTCATTAAAGGGGTAGCAGGTGTACTTGGCCACTCCCAAGCGTTAGTGGCTGATGCTGTAGAATCTGCCGCCGATGTTTTTACTTCCGTAATAGTGATCATTGGGCTGAAAGTTTCTGCCAAAGAGCCAGACGAAAATCACCCGTATGGCCATGGCAAAGCGGAACCAGTAGCCGGTATCGTAATATCCTTCTTCATGATAGGGGCTGCTATTTACATTTGTATTGAAAGCATCAGGCATATAATGACGCCCCATGAATTGCCCAGACCTTATACATTAGTGGTTCTTCTCGTAGTGGTCTTCATCAAGGAACTGCTTTACAGGTATGTCATCAAAATAGGTCATGAAACAGAAAGTAGCGCTGTGAAAGCTGATGCTTGGCACCACCGTAGCGATGCGATCACCTCTGCTGCTGCATTTATAGGAATAACCATAGCACTCATTGGTGGCGAAGGTTATGAAAGCGCAGACGATTGGGCTGCTTTGTTTGCCGCTGCCATTATCCTTTACAATGCATGGACGATCTTCACCCCCGCCTTTGCTGAGATTTTAGACACAGCCCCTCCACCAGAGCTGAATGAGCAAACAAAACAAATTGCCGCTCAAATCGAAGGCGTTGAAGGCTTGGATAAGTGCTTTGTGCGAAAAATGGGTTTTGAGTATTATATAGACTTACATGTTTTGGTAAATGGAGAAAAAAGTGTCAGGGAAGGCCATGACATAGCCCACAAAGTAAAAGATGTTTTAAAGCAAGAAAATCCCAGGATCCGGGATGTATTGGTACATATAGAACCTGCTGATTAA
- a CDS encoding porin — translation MKKLFALLIFLGTVNPAIAQLPEINTQIFADIYYGYDAARPAIHERPGFIFNHKRHNEVNLNLGLIKFSTENEHYRANIGLMAGNYAQYNLAHEPILLRHVFEANAGVKLYDNLWLDAGILPSYMGFESAISSENLTLTRSLAAENSPYYISGASLSWKPDTSLTLAVYLMNGWQRIQRIPGNQRPHFGTQVTYSPSDKFTLNWSTFLGSDHPDDYERLRIFNNFYGIWSPTKKLSLIGGLDIGHEKILDEYFRWFTPVVIGQYKLSQTLATAIRAEYFHDRSNIIIDKPAGVNMVGLSINIDYHISETVLARLEGRNFYNTDPVFAFEEDRRDNYFMATASLAVNINKK, via the coding sequence ATGAAAAAACTTTTCGCCTTACTTATTTTTTTAGGAACAGTTAATCCCGCAATAGCCCAATTACCAGAAATAAACACCCAAATTTTTGCAGATATTTATTATGGGTATGATGCTGCACGTCCTGCTATACACGAACGTCCAGGTTTTATTTTTAACCACAAGCGTCATAATGAAGTCAACTTAAACTTGGGGCTAATAAAATTCTCAACAGAAAACGAGCATTACAGAGCCAATATAGGACTTATGGCCGGAAACTATGCCCAATATAACTTAGCACATGAACCTATCTTGCTAAGGCATGTTTTTGAAGCCAATGCAGGAGTAAAGCTTTACGACAATCTTTGGCTAGATGCAGGCATTCTACCATCCTACATGGGTTTTGAAAGTGCTATTTCCTCAGAAAATTTAACCCTTACAAGATCATTGGCAGCGGAAAACTCTCCATATTATATTTCAGGGGCTAGTCTTTCTTGGAAACCTGACACCTCCCTGACCCTAGCGGTATACCTTATGAACGGTTGGCAACGCATACAAAGAATACCAGGCAATCAACGCCCCCACTTCGGAACTCAAGTAACCTATTCTCCATCTGACAAGTTTACACTTAACTGGAGTACATTTTTAGGTTCTGACCATCCTGATGACTACGAAAGGTTACGGATCTTCAACAATTTTTATGGAATATGGTCTCCAACAAAGAAACTCTCGCTCATAGGCGGTTTAGACATCGGGCATGAAAAAATTTTAGATGAATACTTCCGATGGTTTACGCCTGTTGTCATTGGCCAATACAAACTTTCTCAAACGTTGGCTACCGCCATACGTGCAGAATATTTTCATGACCGTTCGAACATTATTATAGATAAGCCAGCCGGCGTCAATATGGTAGGTTTATCTATAAATATTGATTATCATATCTCAGAAACTGTTTTAGCAAGACTAGAAGGTCGGAACTTTTACAACACGGATCCAGTTTTTGCTTTCGAAGAAGACAGAAGAGACAACTATTTTATGGCTACGGCTTCCTTAGCCGTAAATATCAACAAGAAATAA
- the ppsA gene encoding phosphoenolpyruvate synthase has translation MKPYILKFEDIDLNNLADTGGKNSSLGEMYRNLASKGVNVPDGFATTAHAWRIFLEKNNLEPVIESILSELDTEEFSNLNDIGERIRTEILKCDIPDDIAEDIRKAYRSLCDKYDSEIQVAVRSSATAEDLPHASFAGQHESYLNIFGEEQLLETCLKCYASLFTNRAIKYRHHHGFEHLQVALSIGVQKMVRSDLSSAGVCFTIDPESGFKDAVLITGAWGLGENVVQGAVDPDEFYVFKPTLKEGYNAIINKKPGAKQRTMIYVTDKDGRNSTANIDTPAEKAEQYVLSDEEILTVAKWSVIIEEHYQKPMDIEWAKDGMTGEIFIVQARPETVHSQVTSTLKISEYSLKEEGKVLAKGKGIGNRVVSGIARILDSPKDAHLLQKGEILITEITNPDWDPILKKASAIVTNKGGRTSHAAIVARELGALAVVGAAGATDNIKDGEWVTVSCEDGTNGIIYEGKLDFEEHVTEINKSDMPDTEVKFIIGDPDKAFKLAAYPNNGVGLMRLEFIINNSIQVHPMALVKFDELKDESVKEQIEQITHHYPDKKEYFVDTLARAVGTIAAAFYPKEVIVRMSDFKTNEYANLIGGSDFEPKEENPMLGFRGASRYYSEAYKEGFGLECRAMKKVRDEMGLHNVKLMVPFCRTVEEGRKVLDIMKHYGLRQGENGLEVYVMAELPSNVLLAREFAEIFDGFSIGSNDLTQLTLGIDRDSSTVSELFNENDLAAKKMISMVIRAAKNAGKKIGLCGQAPSDFPEFARFLVRQGIDSISFNSDALLKGISNIKAAEDAVQKGVEELDELEIKVLNTGL, from the coding sequence ATGAAACCGTATATCCTTAAGTTTGAAGACATAGACCTTAATAATTTGGCTGATACAGGTGGGAAAAATTCCTCGCTAGGGGAGATGTACCGCAATTTGGCTTCCAAGGGGGTTAATGTCCCAGATGGGTTTGCTACGACAGCCCATGCCTGGAGGATTTTTCTTGAAAAGAATAATTTAGAGCCTGTAATTGAATCAATTCTTTCAGAACTTGATACTGAGGAGTTTTCAAACTTAAATGATATTGGTGAAAGGATAAGGACTGAAATTCTTAAGTGTGATATACCTGACGATATTGCCGAGGATATCCGCAAGGCTTACAGAAGTTTGTGTGACAAGTATGACAGTGAAATACAAGTGGCAGTGAGAAGCAGTGCTACGGCCGAAGATTTGCCACACGCTAGCTTTGCTGGTCAGCATGAGTCTTATCTCAATATTTTTGGGGAAGAACAATTGCTGGAAACTTGCCTGAAGTGCTATGCTTCACTTTTTACAAACAGGGCTATCAAGTACAGACACCATCATGGATTTGAACATTTACAGGTGGCCCTTTCTATAGGTGTACAAAAAATGGTAAGAAGTGACTTATCTAGTGCAGGTGTGTGCTTTACTATTGATCCTGAGTCTGGATTTAAGGATGCCGTTTTGATCACCGGGGCATGGGGGCTTGGCGAAAACGTAGTCCAAGGTGCTGTTGACCCAGATGAGTTTTACGTGTTCAAGCCAACACTTAAAGAGGGGTATAATGCCATTATTAATAAAAAACCAGGTGCCAAACAGCGCACTATGATATATGTTACGGACAAGGATGGACGTAACAGTACGGCAAATATTGATACACCTGCTGAAAAAGCAGAGCAATATGTACTTTCTGATGAGGAAATTTTGACTGTTGCCAAGTGGTCTGTCATTATAGAAGAACACTATCAAAAGCCTATGGACATTGAGTGGGCAAAAGATGGTATGACGGGAGAAATCTTCATTGTCCAAGCAAGACCTGAGACTGTGCACAGCCAAGTGACCTCTACTTTGAAAATCAGCGAATATTCGCTTAAGGAAGAAGGGAAAGTGTTAGCTAAGGGAAAAGGTATAGGCAATAGAGTCGTTTCTGGCATTGCAAGAATCTTGGACTCCCCGAAAGATGCGCACTTATTGCAAAAAGGGGAAATATTGATAACAGAAATTACCAACCCTGACTGGGACCCTATACTGAAAAAGGCCTCGGCTATTGTTACCAACAAAGGTGGCCGTACCAGTCATGCGGCTATTGTAGCCAGAGAGCTGGGTGCATTGGCGGTGGTAGGCGCTGCGGGAGCCACTGATAATATTAAAGATGGAGAATGGGTGACGGTTAGTTGTGAAGATGGTACCAATGGAATTATCTATGAAGGAAAGCTGGATTTTGAGGAGCATGTTACGGAAATCAACAAGTCTGACATGCCTGACACAGAAGTCAAGTTTATTATCGGTGATCCTGATAAAGCATTTAAGCTTGCCGCTTACCCTAACAATGGTGTAGGGTTAATGAGGCTTGAGTTTATTATCAATAATTCCATTCAGGTGCACCCAATGGCATTGGTAAAGTTTGATGAGCTTAAAGATGAATCTGTCAAAGAGCAAATAGAGCAGATCACACATCATTATCCTGATAAGAAGGAGTATTTTGTGGACACCCTTGCACGTGCGGTAGGTACTATAGCAGCAGCTTTTTACCCTAAAGAGGTTATCGTGCGAATGAGTGACTTTAAGACTAATGAGTATGCCAATTTGATAGGTGGATCTGATTTTGAGCCAAAAGAAGAAAATCCAATGCTAGGGTTTAGGGGTGCCTCAAGATACTACAGTGAAGCCTATAAGGAAGGATTTGGCTTGGAATGTAGGGCTATGAAAAAGGTTAGGGATGAAATGGGATTGCACAATGTCAAGCTGATGGTTCCTTTTTGTCGTACGGTAGAAGAGGGGAGAAAGGTGCTTGATATCATGAAGCATTATGGTTTGCGTCAGGGGGAAAATGGCCTGGAGGTGTATGTTATGGCAGAGCTTCCTTCTAATGTGCTTTTGGCAAGGGAGTTTGCTGAAATATTTGATGGGTTCTCTATAGGTTCCAACGACCTCACCCAATTGACGCTTGGAATTGACCGTGATTCTTCTACAGTCAGCGAGTTGTTCAATGAGAATGACCTTGCTGCCAAGAAGATGATCTCTATGGTCATTCGAGCCGCCAAGAATGCAGGTAAGAAAATAGGTCTGTGCGGACAGGCGCCTAGTGACTTCCCTGAATTTGCAAGGTTTTTGGTCCGCCAGGGTATTGATAGCATTTCTTTCAACTCAGATGCGTTGTTAAAAGGCATCTCTAATATTAAAGCTGCCGAAGATGCCGTGCAAAAAGGTGTAGAAGAACTTGATGAACTTGAAATAAAAGTGCTTAATACTGGTTTATAA
- a CDS encoding DUF2267 domain-containing protein, producing MTLQCLKPKTQEYLLSLSRFLGCPGDRDKSKRILVAVFHALRDHLSFDQSLQVLSSLPVNLKSIYIYDWKMTEYPCESDSVSFVKSVVQRAGKFSHYDFSDQEKTLNYIRQVFEFMEINIPASKMEIIKAQYPEDLKQILKCA from the coding sequence ATGACACTTCAATGCTTAAAACCAAAAACCCAGGAATACCTACTTTCTTTATCAAGATTTCTAGGATGTCCTGGAGATAGAGATAAATCGAAAAGAATTCTTGTAGCGGTCTTCCATGCCTTAAGGGATCACCTTTCTTTTGACCAGTCTTTGCAGGTATTGTCAAGTCTTCCTGTAAACTTGAAGTCTATTTATATTTATGATTGGAAGATGACAGAATACCCTTGCGAATCAGATTCTGTGAGTTTTGTCAAATCTGTAGTTCAAAGAGCTGGAAAATTTTCTCACTATGATTTCTCAGACCAAGAGAAAACCTTGAATTACATTCGCCAGGTATTTGAGTTTATGGAAATTAATATTCCTGCTTCAAAGATGGAAATCATTAAAGCTCAATATCCTGAGGATTTAAAGCAAATCCTTAAGTGCGCTTAA
- a CDS encoding amidoligase family protein, translating to MEFILPPVLNNAKGEIRKVGFELEFGKLDLNSVAACIQEIYGGELIKHNRFLQEIKDTSKGNFKLKIDTSFLTEKSYEKLLIKAGFNPSEGTVLQDIENLSEYFASAVVPYEIDTPPVPLTEMAEIDKLREALWKRNAQGTENSFIAAYATHINPEVPDQKVEVLLSYLKAFLLLYPWLFQTSKVNFTRRLTAFINPFTEDYISLVLKESYKPDLKTFAEDYHIYNPDRNRPLDLYPILAWMDYETINKYTDIGNVKPRPTFHYRLPNSMINFSKWSLATEWNRWVRVENLAHDHVLLHQLCRDYLELKENTFLGFESNWIKKTEELIDDRI from the coding sequence ATGGAATTCATATTACCACCAGTTTTAAACAATGCCAAAGGAGAAATCCGCAAAGTCGGCTTTGAACTTGAATTTGGGAAACTCGACCTCAATTCAGTGGCAGCGTGCATACAAGAGATCTATGGAGGAGAGCTTATTAAACACAACAGGTTCCTCCAGGAAATAAAAGACACATCAAAAGGCAATTTTAAACTTAAAATAGATACCAGCTTCCTGACTGAAAAGTCTTATGAAAAATTATTAATCAAAGCAGGTTTCAACCCATCTGAGGGTACCGTGCTTCAGGATATAGAAAACTTGTCAGAATATTTTGCATCTGCGGTAGTCCCTTATGAAATAGACACACCACCTGTTCCTTTAACGGAGATGGCCGAAATAGACAAACTTCGAGAAGCGCTTTGGAAAAGAAATGCCCAAGGCACCGAAAACTCTTTCATTGCGGCCTATGCCACGCATATCAATCCAGAAGTTCCTGACCAAAAAGTAGAAGTTTTACTGAGCTATCTTAAGGCGTTTTTGCTACTTTACCCTTGGCTCTTCCAAACCTCTAAAGTAAACTTTACCAGACGCTTAACAGCTTTCATCAATCCATTTACAGAGGATTATATATCATTGGTTTTAAAAGAAAGCTATAAGCCAGATCTCAAAACATTTGCAGAAGACTACCACATATATAATCCTGATAGAAACAGGCCATTGGATCTGTATCCGATACTAGCCTGGATGGACTATGAGACTATTAACAAGTATACGGATATTGGCAATGTAAAACCACGGCCTACATTTCACTACCGCTTGCCCAATAGTATGATCAATTTCTCCAAATGGTCATTAGCTACAGAATGGAACAGGTGGGTAAGGGTAGAAAACCTAGCCCATGACCATGTCCTTCTCCATCAGCTATGCAGGGATTATTTGGAGCTTAAAGAAAATACATTTTTAGGGTTCGAAAGTAATTGGATAAAAAAAACAGAGGAGTTGATAGATGATCGGATTTAA
- a CDS encoding type 1 glutamine amidotransferase, translating to MIGFKKHKPVIGVTGPDKGGTVSWVMTAFAVRRAGGKPVRIRPAKAQRGKKLDGLIIGGGADVQPGAYEQEGFIQEYLNETLKNKRISFFERIKRFFQLLSFPLLFIIRRIFSRKSHRLDENRDALEFKLLDQAVKNGLPVLGICRGAQLINVYFKGTLHKDITPFYLEEPNRESIFPVKHITVNEGTKLKEILKSKELVVNALHRQAVKEQGKDIIITAKEKNGVVQAIESASHRFIVGVQWHPEYLPGIKAQRNLFSALVQETRK from the coding sequence ATGATCGGATTTAAAAAACATAAACCAGTTATAGGGGTAACAGGGCCTGACAAAGGGGGAACCGTATCCTGGGTAATGACTGCATTTGCAGTTCGGCGGGCAGGTGGCAAACCAGTTAGAATAAGGCCTGCCAAAGCCCAAAGAGGGAAAAAACTTGATGGTTTGATCATTGGTGGAGGCGCAGATGTGCAACCTGGTGCTTACGAACAAGAAGGGTTTATTCAAGAATACCTCAATGAAACCCTTAAGAACAAACGTATTTCCTTTTTTGAAAGAATAAAAAGGTTTTTTCAGTTACTGTCTTTCCCCTTACTTTTTATTATCAGAAGAATATTCAGTCGTAAATCTCATAGACTAGACGAAAACAGGGACGCCCTTGAATTCAAGTTGCTAGACCAAGCTGTAAAAAATGGCCTCCCGGTTTTAGGCATATGCAGGGGCGCCCAATTGATCAACGTCTATTTCAAAGGAACACTTCATAAAGACATCACCCCTTTTTACCTTGAAGAACCTAACAGAGAAAGCATATTCCCTGTCAAACACATTACAGTAAATGAAGGAACAAAGCTCAAGGAGATATTAAAATCAAAAGAGCTAGTAGTAAACGCGCTGCACCGCCAGGCGGTAAAAGAGCAAGGAAAAGACATTATCATTACTGCTAAAGAGAAAAACGGAGTTGTACAAGCTATAGAGTCAGCTTCACATCGCTTTATTGTTGGTGTACAGTGGCATCCAGAATACCTGCCTGGCATCAAAGCCCAAAGGAACCTTTTTTCGGCACTTGTACAGGAAACCAGAAAATAA